The Alphaproteobacteria bacterium genome includes a window with the following:
- a CDS encoding CpaD family pilus assembly lipoprotein: MKYLKAIAGAAGLLLAACQPYQPSLYTAAEHDPRVAHPLSVEPTKAAAAIRFEADSAVLDAAQGSKLARFVDSYLSLGHGPLKVVIVPDGSPRQMLEARGRVIGQRARQRGLKPGNLALSYAAAGEGEGAGGPLVRLGYDRFLVKLPDCGDWSGAANRRSRNQNHSNFGCASQRMFGAMVADPADLVRQRPAGESDSQRLHRVMERFRVGPPTGGGG; encoded by the coding sequence AATATCTCAAGGCAATCGCTGGCGCTGCGGGCTTGCTGTTGGCCGCCTGTCAGCCTTATCAGCCCAGCCTCTATACGGCCGCCGAACACGATCCGCGGGTGGCCCATCCCCTGAGCGTCGAGCCCACCAAGGCCGCTGCCGCAATCCGCTTCGAGGCCGACAGCGCGGTGCTCGATGCGGCCCAGGGGTCTAAACTCGCGCGCTTCGTGGATTCCTATCTCAGCCTTGGCCACGGGCCCCTGAAGGTGGTCATCGTGCCCGACGGCAGCCCGCGTCAGATGCTCGAGGCCCGGGGCCGGGTGATCGGCCAACGGGCCAGGCAGCGCGGCCTCAAGCCCGGCAACTTGGCGCTGAGCTATGCCGCTGCCGGCGAGGGAGAGGGGGCCGGAGGGCCGCTGGTGCGCCTGGGCTACGATCGTTTTCTGGTCAAGCTGCCGGACTGTGGCGATTGGTCGGGGGCGGCCAACCGGCGATCGCGGAACCAGAACCACAGTAATTTCGGTTGCGCCAGCCAACGCATGTTCGGTGCCATGGTAGCCGACCCGGCCGATTTGGTGCGCCAGCGCCCGGCCGGCGAGTCCGATTCGCAGCGCTTGCACCGTGTCATGGAGCGCTTCCGCGTGGGGCCGCCCACCGGTGGTGGTGGCTAG
- a CDS encoding CtpF protein produces MVVDAFLLSEEAQARIGDALKDRNIAKFEGHVALGGVVEAVEYYTERPTPDILIVEFEGDGEGIKGGLETLAEVCDSGTRVVAVGAENDVALYRSLLRMGVSDYLTAPVTARQVFDVIHGLVSDPDAQPAGRVLAFVGSRGGVGSSTVAHNTAWSLSDSYDEDVGVVDLDLQYGT; encoded by the coding sequence ATGGTGGTTGATGCCTTCCTGCTCAGCGAAGAGGCCCAGGCGCGCATCGGCGATGCGCTGAAGGACCGCAATATCGCCAAGTTCGAGGGCCATGTTGCCCTCGGCGGCGTTGTCGAGGCGGTCGAGTACTACACCGAACGGCCCACCCCGGACATTCTCATTGTCGAGTTCGAGGGCGACGGCGAAGGCATCAAGGGGGGCCTGGAAACCTTGGCCGAGGTCTGCGATTCGGGCACCCGCGTGGTCGCCGTCGGGGCCGAAAACGACGTCGCGCTCTATCGTTCGTTATTGCGCATGGGGGTCAGCGACTACCTGACGGCGCCAGTGACGGCGCGCCAGGTGTTCGACGTCATCCACGGCCTGGTCTCGGACCCCGACGCCCAACCGGCTGGCCGCGTGCTGGCTTTCGTCGGCAGCCGGGGCGGTGTTGGCAGCAGCACGGTGGCCCACAACACCGCCTGGAGCTTGAGCGACAGCTATGACGAGGACGTCGGCGTCGTCGATCTCGACTTACAGTATGGTACC